The following proteins are encoded in a genomic region of Sorangiineae bacterium MSr12523:
- the rfbF gene encoding glucose-1-phosphate cytidylyltransferase — MKAVILCGGQGTRIREASEVLPKPMLPIGGKPIVWHIMKSYAAHGVNDFVLCLGYKGWLIKEFFLNYRAMTTDLTVRLGERHDVQFHGRHVSEAWNVTLAETGEHTMTGGRVAAVRRYLDADEFFLLTYGDGVSDIDIGKLIEFHRQHGKVCTVTAARPPGRFGEMVLDGGSVREFNEKPQASEGFINAGFFVCDARRIWDYLEGGPGMVLEREPMQRLARDGELMAYAHTGFWQPMDTMREYNMLNDLWAGPRAPWRTWKNHDE, encoded by the coding sequence ATGAAAGCGGTCATTCTTTGCGGCGGCCAGGGAACGCGAATTCGCGAGGCGAGCGAGGTCCTGCCCAAACCGATGCTTCCCATCGGGGGTAAGCCCATCGTCTGGCACATCATGAAGAGCTACGCCGCGCATGGCGTGAACGACTTCGTCCTTTGCCTGGGATACAAAGGCTGGCTCATCAAGGAGTTCTTCCTCAACTACCGCGCCATGACCACGGACCTCACCGTTCGCCTGGGCGAGCGACACGATGTCCAGTTTCACGGGCGGCATGTGTCGGAGGCGTGGAATGTGACGCTTGCGGAAACCGGCGAGCACACGATGACGGGCGGGCGCGTCGCGGCGGTGCGTCGGTACCTCGATGCGGACGAGTTCTTTCTTCTCACGTACGGCGATGGCGTGAGTGACATCGACATCGGCAAGCTCATTGAATTTCACCGGCAGCACGGCAAAGTCTGTACGGTCACCGCGGCGAGGCCGCCGGGGCGCTTCGGCGAGATGGTGCTCGATGGGGGCAGCGTGCGCGAGTTCAACGAGAAGCCGCAGGCCAGCGAGGGCTTCATCAACGCCGGCTTCTTCGTCTGCGATGCGCGTCGCATTTGGGACTACCTCGAAGGCGGCCCGGGCATGGTGCTCGAACGCGAGCCGATGCAGCGGCTCGCGCGCGATGGCGAATTGATGGCTTACGCACACACCGGCTTCTGGCAGCCGATGGATACGATGCGCGAATACAACATGCTCAACGACCTTTGGGCCGGCCCGCGCGCGCCCTGGCGCACCTGGAAAAATCACGATGAATGA
- a CDS encoding LamG domain-containing protein, translating to MRRRSKARSLLIPAIVAVSLGTLSSYGCSSDGAQPPADAGQDRGTIIPPPAECTTIPNLVAWWKGDGSSTDQTGKHDGQWGAVDAGSAGGGPAYAPAEVGLGFLFNGATYVDVPPDRALDFTTDVSVDAWIKINPGTLNEKGGRIIDKVGNRLGYAFDVHGGGLRFFVGNATGAGGDVITEKPLPQGELIHVAAVMGAGLATVYVNGAVGAAKSIPQASPSDAALRIGAASTENAPFNGIIDEVALYSRALTATEIATLFARGPNGRCP from the coding sequence ATGCGACGCCGTTCGAAAGCTCGTTCTTTGCTGATTCCGGCCATCGTCGCCGTGTCGTTGGGCACGCTTTCGTCGTATGGCTGCTCCAGCGATGGCGCGCAACCTCCCGCCGATGCCGGCCAAGACCGTGGGACCATCATTCCACCCCCCGCCGAATGCACGACCATCCCCAACTTGGTGGCCTGGTGGAAGGGCGACGGAAGCAGCACGGATCAAACGGGCAAACACGATGGGCAGTGGGGTGCCGTCGACGCGGGCAGCGCCGGGGGCGGCCCCGCCTATGCCCCCGCCGAGGTCGGACTCGGCTTCCTCTTCAACGGGGCGACCTACGTGGACGTGCCCCCGGACCGCGCACTCGACTTCACGACCGACGTGAGCGTCGATGCGTGGATCAAGATCAACCCGGGGACGCTCAACGAAAAGGGAGGGCGCATCATCGACAAAGTGGGCAACCGGCTTGGATACGCCTTCGACGTTCACGGTGGAGGATTGAGGTTCTTCGTCGGCAACGCCACGGGAGCCGGCGGTGACGTCATCACCGAAAAACCCCTTCCGCAAGGCGAGCTCATTCACGTTGCCGCCGTCATGGGCGCTGGACTCGCCACGGTCTACGTGAACGGCGCCGTGGGCGCGGCCAAGTCGATCCCTCAGGCCTCCCCGAGCGACGCCGCCCTACGCATCGGAGCCGCCTCCACCGAGAACGCTCCGTTCAACGGCATCATCGACGAAGTGGCCTTGTATTCCAGAGCTCTGACGGCAACGGAGATCGCAACGTTGTTCGCCCGAGGCCCGAACGGACGCTGCCCTTGA
- a CDS encoding NAD-dependent epimerase/dehydratase family protein — protein MRIVVTGAAGFVGSHLSEKLVALGHEVVGIDRFTDYYSRDAKEKNLERLRDEGRFSLSEVDLATADLEPVFDGAEVIFHQAAQPGVRASWGRTFDAYLRDNVLATQRVLEAVKSRRGSPVRRVVYASSSSVYGNIDELPMRESSPTRPFSPYGVTKLAAEHLCELYRMNHGIPTTSLRYFTVYGPRQRPDMAFHKFIQAARRGEKIPLFGDGEQTRDFTFVADIVDANIAAMNATEGGVFNIGGGSRVTVNQVLATLGEVVGPLKVEHGNKQLGDVNHTWADTTRARTLLGFAPKVTLAEGLRAEAEWLAAVST, from the coding sequence ATGCGCATCGTCGTCACTGGAGCAGCAGGGTTCGTGGGGTCGCACTTGTCCGAGAAGCTCGTGGCGCTTGGTCACGAGGTCGTCGGTATCGATCGCTTCACCGATTACTATTCGCGTGATGCGAAGGAGAAGAACCTCGAGCGCCTGCGCGACGAAGGCCGGTTCTCTCTCTCCGAGGTGGACCTTGCCACGGCGGATCTCGAGCCGGTGTTCGATGGCGCCGAGGTCATCTTCCATCAAGCGGCGCAGCCCGGCGTGCGTGCGAGCTGGGGGCGCACCTTCGATGCGTACCTTCGCGACAACGTGCTCGCCACGCAGCGGGTGCTCGAGGCGGTGAAGTCTCGACGCGGTAGTCCGGTGCGGCGCGTGGTGTACGCGTCGTCGTCGTCGGTCTACGGCAACATCGACGAGTTGCCCATGCGCGAGTCGAGCCCCACGCGACCTTTTTCACCGTACGGCGTGACGAAGCTTGCCGCCGAGCACCTGTGCGAGCTCTATCGCATGAACCACGGCATCCCCACGACGTCGCTGCGATATTTCACCGTGTACGGACCGCGCCAGCGGCCTGACATGGCGTTTCACAAGTTCATTCAGGCAGCCCGGCGCGGTGAGAAGATCCCGCTGTTCGGCGACGGTGAGCAGACCCGCGATTTCACCTTCGTGGCCGACATCGTCGACGCCAACATCGCGGCGATGAACGCGACCGAGGGCGGTGTGTTCAACATCGGCGGCGGCTCCCGCGTCACGGTGAACCAAGTGCTCGCCACGCTCGGCGAGGTGGTCGGCCCGCTGAAGGTCGAACACGGCAACAAGCAATTGGGCGACGTGAACCACACGTGGGCCGACACCACGCGCGCGCGCACCCTTCTCGGCTTCGCCCCCAAGGTCACGTTGGCCGAGGGGCTACGCGCCGAAGCCGAGTGGCTCGCAGCCGTCTCTACTTAG